Within the Tessaracoccus flavescens genome, the region GGTGATGCTGATCCAGCTGGTCAACATGGCCAAGCAGCCCGTCACCGGCATGAGCTACCTGGTCGACACGACGCAGCGTGCCATCGCGGGAAGTCGAGAGTACTTCACCGTCATGTCCGAGATCGACGAGCCGAACAACCCGCTCGACCTTGACGAGTCCGGGGCCGTCCAGCCGGTCGTCGAGTGGCGTGAGGACAACCCCGTCATCGCCTTCGACGACGTCAACTTCGGCTACGGCGACACCACCGAACTGGTGCTCAAGGACATCAATCTCGCCATCGACCGCGGCGAGCGGGTCGCCTTCGTCGGCGAGTCGGGCGGTGGAAAGACCACGCTGGTCAACCTGCTGATGAAGCTCTACCCGGCCACGTCGGGAACAGTCGAGGTGCACGGCCAGTCGGTCCGCGACGTCCCGTCCGAGCTGCTGCGCCGCGAGATCGGCGTCGTCTTCCAGGACGCGAGCCTGTTCAGCGGCACCATCCGCGAGAACATCGCCTACGGCCTGGACGGCGTCACGGACGAACAGCTGGAGACGGCGGCCCGACGGGCGAACGCGATGGGCTTCATCTCCCGCCTGAAGGACGGCTTCGACACCGAGATCGGCGAGCGGGGCATCAAGCTCTCGGGCGGTCAGAAGCAGCGGCTCTCGGTCGCGCGGGCCCTGCTCAAGGACGCCCCGATCCTGATCCTGGACGAGGCAACCAGCTCGCTCGACACCAAGTCGGAGCGTGCCGTCCAGGCCGGGTTGGATGAGCTTATGGAGGGCCGCACGACGCTGATCATCGCGCACCGCCTGTCGACCATCTCCTCGGTCGACCGGATCGTCACGCTGCGTGAGGGACGCATCGACGAGATCGGCACACCCGCCGAGCTGGCCACCACCGGCGGCATCTACGCCGAACTGCTCGCGCTGCAGGGATCGACCTCGAAGGCAGACAAGGCGAAGCTCGCCCGGTACGACATCGTCCGCTGAGCCGCCTGGTCCTCACCGCTCGACCCGCGTTGGTCCGGGGCCTGCCCGCTGCCGAGGCCCTGCGTGCTTCGACGCGCCTGTGCCGTGGACCGACGCGGCCCCCGCCACGTTTAGGACCTCCGATCACATCTGTTGCAAAACGATGTTTCGGACCCTATAGCAGCGCTCGGACATTTACGCGCTCAGTGCCGTGGTGGGCGTACCCCAATGCGGCAAGCCCATCGACGAAAGTTGGTAGTTCTGCCCCGCAACCCACATCCTCACCTAATGCACACCTACCGTTCGTAGTAGATCAGCAGTGAGTGATCGGCTCACGGTAGCGCCGACGCACCTAGGGCCTCGATCCTCGTCATAACCCAACCCCGCGGAGTACAAATGCGGCGCACCCGCCAAACAGCAACCAGACTGACTGTGGCGGTCATGACTACGTTCCTGCTCGCCCTGCCTATACATGCATGGGCCGACACTGGCACTGAGACGACTGACGACACCGAGTTCGGACTCGACTACACCCCTCCGAGCGAACGGGATGAGCAATCGCCCGAAGCTGAAGAGCACATCGTGGAAGCACTGCTCGCCTACGAAAGGGTCGCTGGTCTGACAGCGAGCGATCACGCAGCCATCGACGCCGAGCTTGCCGAGATGGAGAAGAACAATCCTGAAGCGGTCCAAGCTGATGTCACGCGCCTCTGTCACCCCACCCACCGCCCGGACTTTCGTGATGACTCACCAGAAGCAGACCAACGGGTACTACTGCGGGCCGGCGACGGCCTCGATGATCGCCAAGTACAAGGGCAAGACCTACTCCCAGGCAACCCTGGCCGGAAGCAGCTACCTGAAGACCGACGCCAACGGTGCAACCAAGTGGGCGCTCAAGGTGATGGCCCCCACGCTGAACAAGATCGTCGGCACCACCGAGTTTCAGCAGATCCAAAGCCCAACGTTGGCCAGCCTGAAAG harbors:
- a CDS encoding ABC transporter ATP-binding protein, with protein sequence MRSIVRILVTARELWHLYIGIIVGAVAIAATALLMPFVIARATDTVVAMASDKGGSIADLLWLATALLGLSLANTLLTNITGYWGDLMATRLRAILSQRYFHKLLRLPQRYYDNELTGTIISRLNRSITSITDFLQMFSNNFFPMLITVFAVLIISLVYSPWLALLLIIIYPTFVWLTALTSKKWQVWEHQKNEHYDIAGGRFAEVIGQMRVVKSFVTERGELKKFGDHYTDAVGLTASQSGYWHRMDSIRRAVLDVVFFVVYAILFVQTAQGAFSIGVMVMLIQLVNMAKQPVTGMSYLVDTTQRAIAGSREYFTVMSEIDEPNNPLDLDESGAVQPVVEWREDNPVIAFDDVNFGYGDTTELVLKDINLAIDRGERVAFVGESGGGKTTLVNLLMKLYPATSGTVEVHGQSVRDVPSELLRREIGVVFQDASLFSGTIRENIAYGLDGVTDEQLETAARRANAMGFISRLKDGFDTEIGERGIKLSGGQKQRLSVARALLKDAPILILDEATSSLDTKSERAVQAGLDELMEGRTTLIIAHRLSTISSVDRIVTLREGRIDEIGTPAELATTGGIYAELLALQGSTSKADKAKLARYDIVR